One Mycobacterium marseillense DNA window includes the following coding sequences:
- a CDS encoding amidohydrolase family protein: MPSRELPFPVFDADNHMYEPQEALTKFLPDKRKNVIDYVQVRGRTKIVVRGHISEYIPNPTFEVVARPGAQEDYFRNGSQGKSYREILGEPMKAIPAFREPGARLEVMDELGIDFALMFPTLASLVEERMKDDPEMTHDVIHALNEWMYEQWSFNYQDRIFATPVITLPIVDRALEELEWCLERGARTVLVRPAPVPGYRGSRSFGLEEFDPFWQACVRAEIPVSMHASDSGYSELLNIWEPGDEFLPFKPTAFRSLAMGHRPIEDAFGALICHGALTRNPDLRILSIENGADWVPTLFRGLKGVYKKMPQAFAEDPIDTFKRCVYVSPFWEDRFTEIVNMVGTDRVVFGSDWPHPEGLKDPITFVDELADFSDEDKAKIMGGNLMKLMKVSAPASKKPVSA; encoded by the coding sequence ATGCCCTCTCGCGAGCTTCCCTTCCCCGTTTTCGACGCGGACAACCACATGTACGAACCGCAGGAGGCGCTGACCAAGTTCCTCCCGGACAAGCGCAAGAACGTCATCGACTACGTCCAGGTCCGCGGCCGCACCAAGATCGTGGTGCGCGGCCACATCAGCGAATACATCCCCAACCCGACGTTCGAGGTGGTGGCCCGCCCGGGCGCCCAGGAGGACTACTTCCGCAACGGCTCGCAGGGCAAGAGCTACCGCGAAATCCTCGGCGAGCCAATGAAAGCCATCCCGGCCTTCCGCGAACCGGGCGCGCGCCTGGAGGTCATGGACGAGCTCGGCATCGACTTCGCGCTGATGTTCCCGACACTGGCCAGCCTGGTCGAGGAGCGCATGAAGGACGACCCGGAGATGACCCATGACGTCATCCACGCGCTCAACGAGTGGATGTACGAGCAGTGGTCGTTCAACTACCAGGACCGCATCTTCGCCACCCCGGTGATCACGCTGCCGATCGTGGACCGGGCGCTCGAGGAGTTGGAGTGGTGCCTGGAACGCGGCGCCCGCACCGTGCTGGTCCGTCCGGCGCCGGTGCCCGGCTACCGCGGCAGCCGCTCGTTCGGGCTCGAAGAGTTCGATCCGTTCTGGCAGGCCTGCGTGCGTGCCGAGATCCCCGTTTCGATGCACGCTTCAGACAGCGGCTACTCCGAATTGCTCAACATCTGGGAGCCCGGCGACGAGTTCCTGCCGTTCAAGCCGACCGCCTTCCGCAGCCTGGCCATGGGCCATCGCCCCATCGAGGATGCGTTTGGCGCCCTGATCTGCCACGGCGCGCTGACCCGCAACCCTGACCTGCGGATACTGTCGATCGAGAACGGCGCCGACTGGGTGCCGACCCTGTTCCGCGGCCTCAAGGGCGTCTACAAGAAGATGCCGCAGGCGTTCGCCGAGGACCCGATCGACACGTTCAAGCGGTGCGTCTACGTCAGCCCGTTCTGGGAGGACCGGTTCACCGAGATCGTCAACATGGTGGGCACCGACCGGGTGGTCTTCGGATCCGACTGGCCGCACCCCGAGGGCCTCAAAGATCCGATCACCTTCGTCGACGAGCTGGCCGACTTCAGCGACGAGGACAAGGCAAAGATCATGGGCGGCAATCTGATGAAGCTGATGAAGGTGTCCGCGCCGGCTTCGAAGAAGCCCGTCTCGGCCTGA
- a CDS encoding hotdog fold thioesterase, translating into MTALNDEAEVTRGDRFIKTAVAILGETGRTDFTVQEVVARSKTSLRAFYQHFSSKDELLLALFDRTIAQSVQAWRAETMTLDSTSALKLLIDRLSQQAESSTQDSLNRALTLYNQHLAETRPLDYARVLSPLHRLIRDIVGQGITEGVFNPGLDVGAAAAIVMQTVMGAQRLHWLGSELNGAPVDTGQLYDFCSRALGIRETDQGSPGPSLAELFAQIGMRPGSRNGEFAMTMPVSPQVVNTSGALQGGLIATLVDVAGGQFGLDYLQPGTTMTTSDLFVRYLRPVRQGSAFAVPKVLRSGRRAMVMQVDIFGDGDGDDEDELLATATVNFAIINGATPTIGPRTDG; encoded by the coding sequence ATGACCGCCCTCAACGACGAAGCCGAAGTGACGCGCGGCGACCGCTTCATCAAGACCGCCGTCGCCATTCTGGGGGAAACGGGACGCACCGACTTCACCGTGCAGGAGGTCGTCGCCCGCTCCAAGACGTCGCTGCGCGCCTTCTACCAACACTTCAGCAGCAAGGACGAATTGCTGCTGGCGCTGTTCGACAGAACCATCGCCCAATCGGTGCAGGCGTGGCGCGCCGAAACCATGACGCTGGACAGCACCTCGGCACTGAAATTGCTGATCGACCGACTCAGCCAGCAAGCGGAATCGAGCACCCAGGACAGCCTGAACCGGGCCCTGACCCTCTACAACCAGCACTTGGCCGAGACCCGCCCCCTCGACTACGCCCGGGTGCTCTCACCGCTGCACCGACTGATTCGCGACATCGTCGGGCAGGGGATCACCGAGGGGGTCTTCAACCCCGGATTGGACGTCGGCGCAGCCGCGGCCATCGTCATGCAAACGGTGATGGGTGCGCAGCGATTGCATTGGCTGGGTTCGGAATTGAACGGCGCACCCGTCGACACCGGCCAGCTCTACGACTTCTGCAGCCGCGCGCTCGGCATCCGCGAGACCGATCAAGGGTCGCCGGGCCCGTCGCTGGCCGAGCTGTTCGCACAGATCGGCATGCGCCCGGGCAGCCGCAACGGCGAATTCGCGATGACCATGCCCGTCAGCCCGCAGGTGGTCAACACGTCCGGCGCCCTGCAGGGCGGTTTGATCGCGACGCTGGTGGATGTGGCGGGCGGCCAATTCGGACTGGATTATCTGCAGCCGGGCACCACGATGACGACCTCGGATCTGTTCGTCCGCTACCTGCGGCCCGTCCGGCAGGGCTCGGCGTTCGCGGTGCCCAAGGTGTTGCGATCCGGACGACGGGCGATGGTGATGCAGGTCGACATCTTCGGCGACGGCGACGGCGACGACGAGGACGAACTCCTCGCCACGGCCACCGTGAACTTCGCCATCATCAACGGCGCGACGCCGACGATCGGGCCGCGAACGGACGGGTAG
- a CDS encoding class I adenylate-forming enzyme family protein — MSTEPVAAEAVANPFADGVPFGTKLHELAEQRRDDTGVTVVALDGTAQTLTFGELDARANQWGRALAASGAGTGSLVALAIPNSQHLVLATLGCWKIGAVPVPMHWDLPEWERDRVREVIDPAVVVDETSRWELDARAAGESDGPLPVAVSPTANGICSSGSTGVPKVILNLAPSLWIPQQGEPFLSNWTPVSQPQTIMVPAPMYHTNGFATFLMLLAGDQLVILEKFDAALALDVIERFRVTNFTATPTMLARIAARPDVRQRDLSSIVFILQGAAVMPPSLLHTWFELLSPEQIVTAYGMTENLGLTALRGDEWLAHPGSVGRGFRDTEIRILDAEKRPLGPGEDGDVYLRAPMSAGYRYLGGAPPLPSTEDGFRSAGDMGHLDEDGFLYIVDRRVDMIVSGGANVFPAEVESALAGHPEIADVVVIGLADPQWGRRVHAVIQRADRDGAEPLTEQGVIDYAKGRLAPYKAPKTVEFVDAIPRTAATKVNRSAMIEARGG; from the coding sequence TTGAGTACCGAACCCGTCGCGGCTGAAGCGGTGGCAAACCCGTTCGCGGACGGAGTTCCGTTCGGAACCAAGCTGCACGAGCTCGCCGAACAACGCCGGGACGATACTGGCGTCACGGTCGTGGCGCTCGACGGCACCGCGCAGACGCTGACGTTCGGTGAGCTCGACGCCCGCGCCAACCAGTGGGGCCGCGCCCTTGCCGCCAGCGGCGCCGGAACTGGATCCCTTGTGGCGCTTGCTATTCCGAATTCCCAGCATCTGGTGCTGGCGACGCTGGGCTGCTGGAAGATCGGCGCGGTTCCGGTGCCCATGCACTGGGACCTTCCCGAGTGGGAGCGCGACCGGGTACGCGAGGTGATCGATCCCGCCGTCGTCGTCGACGAAACGAGCCGCTGGGAGCTCGACGCCCGCGCGGCCGGCGAGTCGGACGGTCCGCTGCCGGTGGCCGTCTCCCCCACCGCCAACGGGATCTGCAGCAGCGGTTCGACCGGCGTGCCCAAGGTGATCCTGAACCTGGCGCCGTCGCTGTGGATCCCCCAGCAGGGGGAGCCGTTCCTGTCGAACTGGACACCGGTTTCCCAGCCGCAGACCATCATGGTGCCCGCGCCGATGTATCACACCAACGGCTTCGCCACCTTCCTCATGCTGCTGGCGGGCGACCAGCTGGTGATACTCGAAAAGTTCGACGCCGCACTGGCTCTCGATGTGATCGAGCGATTCCGGGTCACCAACTTCACGGCGACGCCCACCATGCTGGCGCGCATCGCGGCCCGGCCCGACGTCCGGCAGCGCGACCTGTCCAGCATCGTCTTCATCCTGCAGGGCGCCGCGGTGATGCCGCCCTCGCTGCTGCACACCTGGTTCGAACTGCTCAGCCCGGAGCAGATCGTGACGGCGTACGGCATGACCGAAAACCTAGGCCTGACCGCGCTGCGCGGCGACGAGTGGCTCGCTCACCCGGGCAGCGTGGGTCGCGGTTTCCGGGACACCGAGATCCGGATTCTGGACGCCGAGAAGCGGCCATTGGGCCCCGGCGAGGACGGGGACGTGTATCTGCGGGCCCCGATGAGCGCGGGGTACCGCTACCTGGGCGGGGCACCGCCATTGCCATCGACCGAAGACGGCTTCCGCTCCGCCGGGGACATGGGCCATCTCGACGAGGACGGCTTTCTCTACATCGTGGACCGCCGGGTGGACATGATCGTCAGTGGGGGCGCCAATGTCTTTCCGGCCGAGGTCGAGTCGGCGCTCGCCGGCCATCCCGAGATCGCGGATGTCGTCGTGATCGGGCTTGCCGATCCGCAGTGGGGGCGCCGCGTGCACGCGGTGATCCAGCGCGCCGATCGCGACGGCGCCGAGCCGCTCACCGAGCAGGGCGTGATCGACTACGCGAAGGGCCGCCTGGCGCCCTACAAGGCGCCCAAGACGGTGGAGTTCGTCGACGCGATACCGCGCACCGCGGCCACCAAGGTCAATCGCTCGGCGATGATCGAGGCCCGGGGCGGCTGA
- a CDS encoding acyl-CoA dehydrogenase family protein, with translation MKTDLPQDISDFAAVVGKRLTRLGGPPAALRAETDDSVRDAARAALNEVGAFDLDVRSAPDDLLAAAVLCQAAGATVLPYPLVEELLSIDGARLALVNPKAPRIDHGDLAGDWIAADLDGNRYRPQPAARTGAKLGPFLVPATVGAPEGSVPAADVNLHLVLGSWRILGSVQQSLQIVTEHVRARVQFGKPLADFQAVRFAVADAAVAVRGLHELAKYTICRPESLPAQIHSADALVLRLKAADTARQVMRTSHQLLGALGFCDESDVSVLDRHTQPLVRLPLGTDELALRLMPSVSDGSLETLFSDPVSA, from the coding sequence GTGAAAACCGATCTGCCACAGGACATCAGCGATTTCGCCGCCGTCGTCGGCAAGCGGCTCACCCGGTTGGGCGGACCGCCGGCCGCGCTGCGCGCCGAGACCGACGACTCCGTCCGTGACGCGGCGCGCGCCGCCTTGAACGAAGTGGGCGCATTCGACCTCGACGTGCGCTCGGCCCCCGACGATCTGCTGGCCGCCGCGGTGCTGTGCCAGGCCGCCGGCGCCACCGTGCTGCCCTATCCCCTGGTGGAGGAGCTGCTGTCGATCGACGGCGCGCGCCTGGCCCTGGTGAATCCGAAAGCCCCGCGCATCGATCACGGCGATCTGGCCGGCGACTGGATCGCCGCGGACCTGGACGGCAATCGGTACCGGCCGCAGCCGGCGGCGCGCACCGGCGCCAAGCTGGGGCCGTTCTTGGTTCCGGCCACGGTGGGCGCACCCGAGGGCAGCGTCCCGGCCGCCGACGTTAACCTTCATCTCGTGCTGGGATCATGGCGGATTCTGGGATCGGTGCAGCAGTCGTTGCAGATTGTCACCGAGCACGTGCGCGCCCGGGTTCAGTTCGGGAAGCCGCTCGCGGACTTTCAGGCCGTCAGGTTTGCCGTCGCGGACGCCGCCGTCGCGGTCCGGGGGCTGCACGAACTCGCGAAGTACACGATTTGTCGACCCGAATCGTTGCCGGCGCAGATCCATTCGGCGGACGCCCTGGTGCTGCGGCTCAAGGCCGCCGACACCGCGCGGCAGGTGATGCGCACGTCGCACCAGTTACTCGGGGCCCTGGGTTTCTGCGACGAGTCCGACGTCAGCGTGCTCGACCGGCACACCCAGCCGCTGGTCCGGTTGCCGCTGGGCACCGACGAACTCGCACTGCGCCTAATGCCCAGCGTGTCGGACGGGTCGCTGGAAACCCTGTTCAGCGACCCGGTATCCGCCTAG
- a CDS encoding acyl-CoA dehydrogenase family protein, with translation MSTMDYDLGDDAGQLRSHLRELVANHIPADFLGACTENPQDLATTETFCKLLATEGLLALAWPKEHGGGGGSVWQQTVLREEMWAQHEPRGPQYMGINWVGPALMRYGTEEQKAKHLAAIAAGDVIWCQGFSEPEAGTDLVSLRTRAVADGDGWRITGQKVWTSYALMASWCVLAACTDPDAPKHKRLTLFLIPMDRPGFTVRPIPSMLGPHHLNEMFLDDVQAFPGDVLGEVGDGWRVMREALAFERVGIARYARCESLLERMRSQLGDEWDELPETIRTRWVRALVDLRVARLLAYRAVSLQDDPAAGAAASAARIVTTTLDQQVAELLFDVLGATALDSGSSAPLHGAIEDHWRYAQAATVASGTIEVQKMLVARDVLGGSR, from the coding sequence ATGAGCACGATGGATTACGACCTCGGCGACGACGCCGGACAACTGCGAAGCCACCTGCGTGAGCTGGTGGCCAACCACATCCCGGCCGACTTCCTCGGCGCCTGCACCGAAAACCCGCAGGACCTCGCCACTACCGAGACGTTCTGCAAGCTGCTGGCCACCGAGGGGCTGCTGGCGCTGGCATGGCCGAAAGAGCATGGCGGCGGCGGGGGTTCGGTCTGGCAGCAGACGGTGCTGCGCGAAGAGATGTGGGCCCAACACGAGCCGCGCGGCCCGCAGTACATGGGGATCAACTGGGTCGGGCCGGCGCTGATGCGCTACGGGACCGAGGAACAGAAGGCCAAGCACCTGGCGGCCATCGCCGCGGGGGATGTGATCTGGTGCCAGGGATTTTCGGAGCCGGAGGCGGGAACGGACCTGGTGTCGTTGCGTACCCGCGCCGTCGCCGACGGTGACGGATGGCGCATCACCGGGCAGAAGGTGTGGACGTCGTACGCCCTGATGGCGTCGTGGTGCGTGCTGGCGGCGTGCACCGACCCCGACGCCCCAAAACACAAGCGGCTCACCCTGTTTCTGATCCCGATGGACCGCCCCGGTTTCACCGTCCGGCCGATCCCGTCGATGCTGGGGCCGCACCACCTCAACGAGATGTTCCTGGACGACGTGCAGGCGTTTCCCGGCGACGTACTCGGCGAGGTCGGCGACGGATGGCGGGTGATGCGCGAGGCGCTGGCCTTCGAGCGGGTGGGCATCGCCCGGTACGCGCGGTGCGAGTCGCTGCTCGAACGGATGCGCAGCCAGCTCGGTGACGAGTGGGATGAGCTGCCCGAGACGATCCGTACCCGATGGGTGCGGGCGCTGGTCGACCTGAGGGTCGCCCGGCTGCTGGCCTATCGCGCCGTGTCACTGCAGGACGACCCGGCGGCCGGTGCGGCCGCCAGCGCCGCTCGCATCGTCACGACAACCCTCGATCAGCAGGTGGCCGAGCTGCTGTTCGACGTGCTGGGTGCCACGGCGCTGGACAGCGGCAGTTCCGCACCGCTGCACGGGGCGATTGAAGACCATTGGCGTTACGCACAGGCGGCCACCGTCGCATCGGGCACCATCGAAGTGCAGAAGATGCTGGTGGCACGAGACGTGTTGGGAGGAAGCCGGTGA
- a CDS encoding acyl-CoA dehydrogenase family protein, with amino-acid sequence MEVGLNSEQLSLRDTVRDILRTECPPEAARQAITDPERWRALWKTVVDLGWTELAAPSGEGAGDYGPVELAVVLEECGAALAPIPLLSSVGLAAGVLRDAALDSILADIAGGTVATLAVHAPGSRLPGAPMTLRDGRLRGRAVAVPHLARAELVVTLARDDTGDTVAAVVRCGDGVTVVPAAEATDPAQPLATADVDAEPAAVASVDVEAALTVPWVACAADLIGVAGAALRRSVEHAKSRRQFGQPIGAFQGIKHALADNYVGLERARSLTYAAAARLTDPAATPGKAWTAAALAKAAAGDAAAGCARTAVQVHGALGQTWEHDVHLYVRRAWQGAALLGDSRALYHEVGRRFCGGAA; translated from the coding sequence ATGGAAGTAGGGCTGAACTCGGAACAGTTGTCGCTGCGCGACACCGTTCGCGACATCTTACGTACGGAGTGCCCGCCTGAGGCCGCCCGTCAAGCGATCACGGATCCGGAGCGCTGGCGCGCCCTGTGGAAGACGGTCGTGGACCTGGGGTGGACCGAGCTCGCCGCCCCCTCGGGGGAAGGGGCGGGCGACTACGGGCCGGTCGAGCTCGCCGTGGTTCTGGAGGAATGTGGTGCCGCCCTCGCGCCGATCCCCTTGCTGAGCAGCGTCGGTCTGGCCGCCGGCGTGCTGCGCGACGCCGCGCTCGATTCGATCCTGGCCGACATCGCCGGTGGCACCGTGGCCACCCTGGCCGTCCACGCACCCGGGTCGCGCCTGCCCGGTGCGCCGATGACCCTGCGTGACGGGCGGCTGCGCGGCCGCGCGGTCGCCGTCCCCCACCTGGCGCGCGCCGAGCTGGTCGTCACGCTCGCCCGCGACGACACCGGTGACACCGTGGCGGCGGTCGTGCGATGCGGCGACGGCGTCACCGTGGTGCCCGCGGCTGAAGCCACCGACCCCGCCCAGCCGTTGGCGACGGCCGACGTCGACGCCGAGCCCGCGGCCGTCGCGAGCGTCGACGTCGAGGCGGCGCTGACGGTGCCGTGGGTGGCCTGCGCCGCCGACCTGATCGGCGTCGCGGGCGCCGCGTTGCGCCGCTCGGTCGAGCACGCGAAGTCGCGGCGCCAGTTCGGCCAACCGATCGGCGCATTCCAGGGGATCAAGCACGCGCTGGCCGACAACTACGTCGGCCTGGAACGCGCCCGCAGTCTCACCTATGCGGCCGCGGCCCGACTCACCGATCCGGCCGCGACGCCCGGCAAGGCGTGGACCGCCGCCGCGCTCGCCAAGGCGGCGGCCGGTGACGCGGCCGCCGGTTGTGCGCGCACCGCGGTCCAGGTGCACGGCGCGCTCGGACAGACCTGGGAGCACGACGTCCACCTCTACGTCCGGCGCGCCTGGCAGGGCGCCGCACTGCTGGGCGACAGTCGCGCGCTCTATCACGAGGTCGGCCGCCGATTCTGCGGGGGCGCAGCGTGA
- a CDS encoding LLM class flavin-dependent oxidoreductase, whose translation MTEWYLFLPQVRLSAVDIAERARRAEASGFDGIAFIDHLEAPGLPDESIWEAMGIATWVAAKTERLRIGHLVLCDAFRHPAVLAKQAVTLSEASGGRFELGLGAGSWPAEFARFDVGQQDPRARVEQLDRHLKLLRQYWGDATGEAGPEPQAPRPSYPIPLVLGGSGPRMMELVRRYADWWNLPAHQLDRLPTLAPAAGTARLSIQQMVGFVRSGSDPDAVREVSTRRFGNLGSGLICGDADELIGHFTGLAGQGVQRFYVWFADFAAPDSLHEFGESVIKPFRAS comes from the coding sequence ATGACCGAGTGGTATCTGTTCCTGCCGCAGGTGAGGTTGTCGGCGGTCGACATCGCCGAGCGCGCGCGCCGCGCCGAGGCCAGCGGCTTCGACGGGATCGCCTTCATCGACCACCTCGAGGCGCCCGGCCTGCCCGACGAAAGCATCTGGGAGGCAATGGGGATTGCCACCTGGGTGGCCGCCAAGACCGAGCGGCTACGGATCGGGCATCTTGTGCTCTGCGACGCCTTCCGGCATCCCGCGGTGCTGGCCAAACAGGCTGTCACCCTCTCGGAGGCGTCCGGCGGCCGGTTCGAGCTGGGTCTTGGGGCGGGGTCCTGGCCCGCGGAATTCGCCAGATTCGATGTCGGCCAGCAGGATCCGAGAGCCCGGGTCGAACAGCTCGACCGCCACCTCAAGCTGCTCAGGCAGTACTGGGGGGATGCGACGGGGGAGGCCGGGCCGGAGCCGCAGGCCCCGCGACCGTCGTACCCGATACCGCTGGTCCTGGGTGGCAGCGGGCCCCGGATGATGGAACTCGTTCGCAGATACGCGGATTGGTGGAATCTGCCGGCGCATCAGCTCGACAGGCTCCCGACGCTGGCCCCGGCCGCGGGAACCGCCCGACTGTCGATCCAGCAGATGGTGGGCTTTGTTCGGTCGGGCAGCGATCCCGACGCCGTGCGCGAGGTGAGCACCCGGCGATTCGGCAACCTGGGATCCGGACTGATCTGCGGGGATGCCGACGAGCTGATCGGGCACTTCACCGGACTGGCCGGCCAGGGGGTGCAGCGGTTCTACGTCTGGTTCGCCGACTTCGCCGCGCCGGACTCCCTGCACGAGTTCGGCGAATCGGTGATCAAGCCGTTCCGGGCGTCGTAA
- a CDS encoding SDR family oxidoreductase codes for MRTALVTGGSGGIGKGCARKLVERGYDVVLAARREEPLRAAAEEIGARHLVADASDPIGFPAAISALEEIDLVVHAAGALGGTYARKQTFEQWQSIMSANLDSCFVVTSAVLPRMKAGSRLVFISSSAAHEPMPARTAYSASKAGMNAFARALALEVDRDGISVHIVTPGPVATEMLQDVPFEMYAIAVSDVAEAVVWLDTVDPSVDLPEIRLSAVERGPYARPPVVPTEARRRAQRG; via the coding sequence ATGCGAACCGCATTGGTCACCGGCGGTAGCGGCGGGATCGGAAAAGGGTGCGCCCGCAAGCTGGTTGAGCGTGGCTACGATGTGGTGCTCGCGGCGCGCCGGGAAGAACCGTTGCGCGCCGCCGCCGAGGAGATCGGTGCGCGCCATCTGGTGGCCGACGCTTCCGATCCAATCGGATTCCCCGCTGCGATAAGCGCATTGGAGGAAATCGACCTCGTAGTCCATGCGGCGGGGGCGCTCGGCGGAACCTACGCGCGCAAGCAGACCTTCGAGCAGTGGCAGTCCATCATGTCGGCCAACCTGGATTCGTGTTTCGTGGTGACGTCCGCGGTACTGCCCAGGATGAAGGCGGGCTCCCGGCTGGTGTTCATCTCGTCGTCGGCGGCACACGAGCCGATGCCGGCCCGCACCGCGTACTCGGCCTCGAAAGCCGGCATGAACGCGTTCGCGCGGGCCCTGGCGCTCGAAGTCGATCGCGACGGCATCAGCGTGCATATCGTCACGCCCGGCCCAGTGGCTACCGAGATGCTGCAGGACGTTCCGTTCGAGATGTACGCGATCGCGGTCTCCGACGTCGCCGAGGCGGTCGTGTGGCTGGATACCGTTGACCCGTCGGTCGATTTGCCGGAGATCCGCCTGTCCGCGGTGGAGCGCGGCCCTTACGCGCGGCCGCCGGTCGTGCCCACCGAGGCCCGCCGCCGTGCGCAACGAGGTTGA
- a CDS encoding FadR/GntR family transcriptional regulator produces the protein MTALGIGPDARRRLSAPRIAEIVADELRRQIIDGDLADGDLLPRQEVLVEQFNVSLVSLREALRILETEGLVSVRRGNRGGAVVHAPAKTSAAYMLGLLLQSESVEVADLGMALQELEPACAALAARRPDRAETLVPELTRINESMAEHLEDGRRFTEIGREFHDLVVRGCGNHTIIAVVGSLETLWTSHERQWADESASRGTYPSLAQRRAVLNTHIKLTETIAEGNVDRARRIAGRHLADTQTYVLSGQHDQRIYALSPQALSRSRDIRHS, from the coding sequence ATGACCGCCTTGGGAATTGGCCCCGACGCCCGGCGCCGGTTGTCGGCGCCGCGGATCGCCGAAATCGTAGCCGATGAGTTGCGTCGTCAGATCATCGACGGTGACCTTGCCGACGGCGATCTCCTGCCACGCCAAGAGGTGCTCGTCGAACAGTTCAACGTCAGCTTGGTGTCGCTGCGCGAGGCCTTGCGGATCCTGGAAACCGAGGGACTGGTGTCGGTGCGGCGGGGCAACCGCGGCGGTGCCGTCGTGCACGCCCCGGCGAAGACCAGTGCCGCCTACATGCTCGGCCTGTTGCTACAGAGCGAGTCCGTGGAGGTGGCCGACCTCGGCATGGCGTTGCAAGAACTCGAGCCCGCCTGCGCGGCGCTGGCCGCCCGCCGTCCGGACCGCGCCGAGACCCTGGTGCCCGAACTCACCCGAATCAACGAGTCGATGGCCGAGCACCTCGAAGACGGTCGCCGGTTCACCGAAATCGGCCGTGAATTCCATGATCTCGTCGTCCGCGGCTGCGGCAACCACACGATCATCGCGGTCGTGGGCAGCCTGGAGACGCTGTGGACCAGTCACGAACGGCAGTGGGCCGACGAGAGCGCGTCGCGGGGCACCTACCCGTCGCTGGCTCAGCGCCGCGCGGTGCTCAACACCCACATCAAGCTGACCGAGACGATCGCGGAAGGCAACGTCGACCGGGCCCGTCGGATCGCCGGACGCCACCTCGCCGACACCCAGACCTACGTACTGTCCGGTCAGCACGATCAACGCATCTATGCCCTGTCCCCGCAGGCCCTGTCGCGGTCGCGGGATATTCGGCACTCCTGA